The Halobellus sp. MBLA0158 genome has a window encoding:
- a CDS encoding DUF433 domain-containing protein produces MSQVTKRIVQELHDEPHLEGRRITVRFLKEQIEERGLDPRTVADRHDLDVADVYRALTYYHDHPEEMRTIERRRRSAIEAHAHLATDPDDVRD; encoded by the coding sequence ATGAGCCAAGTGACGAAACGTATCGTGCAGGAACTCCACGACGAGCCGCATCTCGAGGGCCGACGGATTACGGTTCGGTTCCTCAAAGAGCAAATCGAGGAACGGGGACTCGATCCGCGTACGGTCGCCGATCGCCACGATCTTGACGTGGCTGATGTCTATCGGGCGCTCACCTATTACCACGACCACCCCGAAGAGATGCGGACGATCGAACGTCGGCGACGATCCGCGATCGAAGCACACGCTCACTTGGCGACCGATCCAGACGACGTTCGTGACTGA
- a CDS encoding NAD(P)/FAD-dependent oxidoreductase gives MERFDVAVVGGGPAGSSAGHAAASRGASAVVLEKGVPRTDRPDRLGPDSTDAAGILDYWVDIMGIHPDEMPEGVVLGTLDRAEFIGPSESLTLRSTGIESSYDNFGFCMQRARFDDFLRDRAEEAGAEYRAGVSVRSVETDRDGDGPRHRLELASGDELGAEYLILADGPQRQVTNRVLDEYLPFDVTERLSTRETNHIAYQEHRRLPEEVFEEVAGAIKFWWGHMPGHTAYPWIFPNDDNVARIGLTMPIGMDIEAVENRGDYPLLRPDDERIPQGKEYIRRLLEQEYGDEYDIEDDFPLVENRGKSKGTETYAISSTRPIDSPTGAGVAVVGGAMGATSAFHEGGDHTAVRTGAIAGELAAEGDLAPYNARWKDAIGDEILRNVAMADIVHDYEPDDWDWAFATARKLLENSEGYGLFDTSNLRAGFGAAKLVTTYKRTKFSFRNGKYVQIGESDYTV, from the coding sequence ATGGAGCGATTCGACGTAGCAGTCGTCGGCGGCGGCCCCGCGGGCTCGTCGGCCGGCCACGCGGCCGCGTCCCGCGGCGCGTCGGCGGTCGTCCTGGAGAAAGGGGTGCCGCGGACGGACCGCCCCGATCGATTGGGACCGGACTCGACGGACGCCGCGGGCATCCTCGACTACTGGGTCGACATTATGGGGATCCACCCCGACGAGATGCCCGAGGGCGTCGTCCTCGGCACTCTCGACCGCGCGGAGTTCATCGGCCCCTCTGAGTCGCTCACGCTGCGGTCGACGGGGATCGAGTCCTCGTACGACAACTTCGGGTTCTGTATGCAGCGGGCCCGCTTCGACGACTTCCTCCGCGACCGCGCCGAAGAGGCCGGCGCCGAGTACCGCGCCGGGGTCTCGGTCCGAAGCGTCGAGACCGACCGCGACGGCGACGGTCCGCGACACCGACTCGAACTCGCGAGCGGCGACGAGCTCGGCGCGGAGTACCTGATCCTCGCGGACGGCCCCCAGCGCCAGGTGACGAACCGCGTCCTCGACGAGTACCTCCCGTTCGACGTCACGGAACGGCTCTCGACCCGCGAGACGAACCACATCGCCTACCAGGAGCACCGCCGGCTCCCCGAGGAGGTCTTCGAGGAGGTCGCGGGCGCGATCAAATTCTGGTGGGGACACATGCCCGGCCACACCGCCTATCCGTGGATCTTCCCGAACGACGACAACGTCGCCCGGATCGGGCTGACGATGCCGATCGGGATGGACATCGAGGCCGTCGAGAACCGCGGGGACTACCCGCTCCTGCGGCCCGACGACGAGCGGATCCCCCAGGGGAAGGAGTACATCCGCCGGCTGCTCGAACAGGAGTACGGCGACGAGTACGACATCGAGGACGACTTCCCGCTCGTCGAGAATCGCGGGAAGTCGAAGGGGACAGAGACCTACGCCATCTCCTCGACGCGGCCGATCGACTCTCCCACGGGCGCGGGCGTCGCCGTCGTCGGCGGCGCGATGGGCGCGACCTCGGCGTTCCACGAGGGCGGCGACCACACGGCCGTCCGCACGGGCGCGATCGCTGGCGAACTCGCCGCCGAGGGCGATCTCGCACCATACAACGCCCGCTGGAAGGACGCCATCGGCGACGAGATCCTCCGCAACGTCGCGATGGCCGACATCGTCCACGACTACGAGCCCGACGACTGGGACTGGGCGTTCGCTACGGCCCGCAAGCTCCTCGAAAACAGCGAGGGCTACGGGCTCTTCGACACGAGCAACCTCAGGGCCGGGTTCGGCGCCGCGAAGCTCGTCACGACCTACAAGCGGACGAAGTTCTCCTTCCGGAACGGGAAGTACGTCCAGATCGGCGAATCCGACTACACGGTGTAG
- a CDS encoding molybdopterin-dependent oxidoreductase translates to MWPASRLRDVADAVRPPPRLVDWSLLALVGVEAASGLLSFTVGSPSGWPLFWLHRIVGLTIVALLGFKLARVRHRLTDRSRWRPTTALSVATLVAAVGALATGIAWVLGLDARLWLWTLLSVHVGFGLVLVPLIAAHLATRFRLPQRRDFHRRRTTLKYAALLLGGGVVYRAQEVANDVLETPGADRRFTGSQPRQGDGNGAFPVTSWVADDPDPIDPGEWSLAVRGAVETPLSLAYDEVVVDGEALSEREALLDCTSGWYTVQRWRGIRVGDLLDAAGVDESARYVRFVSVTGYRWSLPVEEARDALLATHVADERLSHGHGGPMRLVAPGRRGFQWVKWVERVEVRRRDDPAQWLVTLVSGFD, encoded by the coding sequence ATGTGGCCAGCCTCCCGGCTCCGCGACGTCGCCGACGCGGTGCGGCCGCCGCCGCGGCTCGTCGACTGGTCGCTCCTCGCGCTCGTCGGCGTCGAGGCCGCTTCGGGACTGCTTTCCTTCACGGTGGGGTCGCCCTCGGGCTGGCCGCTGTTCTGGCTCCACCGGATCGTCGGGCTGACGATCGTCGCGCTCCTCGGATTCAAGCTCGCGCGGGTCCGCCACCGGCTCACCGACCGCTCCCGGTGGCGACCCACGACCGCGCTCTCGGTGGCGACGCTTGTCGCGGCCGTCGGCGCGCTCGCGACGGGGATCGCGTGGGTCCTCGGCCTCGACGCCCGGCTGTGGCTGTGGACGCTCCTGAGCGTCCACGTCGGCTTCGGCCTCGTGCTCGTCCCGCTCATCGCCGCCCACCTCGCGACGCGCTTTCGCCTCCCGCAGCGTCGGGATTTCCACCGTCGGCGGACGACGCTGAAGTACGCGGCGCTCCTCCTCGGCGGGGGCGTCGTCTACCGAGCGCAAGAAGTCGCGAACGACGTCCTGGAGACGCCGGGCGCGGACCGCCGCTTCACCGGGTCACAGCCCCGTCAGGGCGACGGCAACGGCGCGTTTCCGGTGACCTCGTGGGTCGCCGACGACCCCGACCCGATCGACCCCGGCGAGTGGTCGCTGGCGGTTCGCGGCGCGGTCGAGACGCCCTTGTCGCTCGCGTACGACGAGGTCGTCGTCGACGGCGAGGCTCTCAGCGAGCGCGAAGCCCTCCTGGACTGCACGAGCGGCTGGTACACGGTCCAGCGGTGGCGCGGGATCCGCGTCGGCGATCTGCTGGACGCCGCGGGCGTCGACGAAAGCGCGCGGTACGTCCGCTTCGTCTCCGTCACCGGCTACCGGTGGTCGCTCCCGGTCGAGGAGGCCCGCGACGCGCTCTTGGCCACGCACGTCGCCGACGAGCGGCTGAGCCACGGCCACGGCGGCCCGATGCGGCTCGTCGCGCCCGGCCGGCGCGGCTTCCAGTGGGTCAAGTGGGTCGAGCGCGTCGAGGTCCGCCGCCGCGACGACCCGGCCCAGTGGCTCGTGACGCTCGTCAGCGGCTTCGACTGA
- a CDS encoding DUF5615 family PIN-like protein yields MGYRILADENVEQATINYLRKLGHSVERIGDIAELGLGAEDESIAAYARETDRLVLTQDDDFFTQITVEDTAGVLFQTDQTLSAREVGDIVHELSEYIDQSEVTLEYVSRNWL; encoded by the coding sequence ATGGGGTATCGTATCCTCGCTGACGAAAACGTCGAGCAGGCGACGATCAACTACCTGCGGAAGCTCGGACATAGCGTTGAACGGATCGGGGATATCGCAGAACTCGGCCTGGGTGCTGAAGATGAATCGATCGCTGCGTATGCACGCGAGACAGACCGTCTCGTTCTCACTCAGGACGACGACTTCTTCACTCAGATCACTGTCGAAGATACCGCCGGTGTTCTCTTCCAGACGGATCAGACGCTTTCGGCCCGAGAGGTAGGAGATATCGTACACGAACTCTCCGAGTACATCGACCAATCCGAAGTGACACTTGAATACGTGAGCCGGAACTGGCTGTAG
- a CDS encoding methyl-accepting chemotaxis protein codes for MVSFTAVLDLLAVAGFGAAAVLSVRNYHDFDLEAGFWSNVAFGSLLGAMWTGVVALEWLGISGSFWDLLSLILLSITIGVFAITSTGSLSSVVELKAERESVEQERRRAQEAKDDAEELNDALVSKAAAFSATMDAAADGDLTRRMDPESRSDAMVEIAESFNSMMSDLQATMVDIREFSGAVASETETVANSAREVESASQQVSESVQGIASTSTRQTESLETVSDEMNDLSATVEEVASSADEVASTAEEAADRGDDGRENAGEAIEALEEIEAKSERTVEEIESLESQMAEIGEIVDLIDDIAEQTNLLALNASIEAARAGEAGEGFAVVADEIKDLAMEVGEATRKIEERIGAVEQSTTGTVEEIQEMRSEVTDGADTIEESVDALEAITGYVESINDSIQEVSRATDEQAASAQEVVAMIDEVVDDSQEVDAETENVSAAAEEQAASLTEVTSSADVLAEQASDLEAHLATFDIGVAGSGSGNAGDQANPGVDASSTGHSPAATDGGSSRDADAGQF; via the coding sequence ATGGTTTCCTTCACCGCGGTCTTGGACCTGCTGGCGGTCGCGGGGTTCGGGGCCGCGGCGGTTCTTTCGGTGCGCAATTATCACGACTTCGACTTGGAGGCCGGCTTCTGGTCGAACGTGGCGTTCGGGAGCCTCCTCGGAGCGATGTGGACCGGCGTGGTCGCGCTGGAGTGGCTCGGCATCAGCGGGTCCTTCTGGGACCTGCTGAGCCTGATCCTCCTGTCGATCACCATCGGCGTCTTCGCCATCACCTCGACCGGGTCGCTTTCGTCGGTCGTCGAACTGAAGGCCGAACGGGAGAGCGTCGAACAGGAGCGACGGCGGGCCCAGGAAGCGAAAGACGATGCCGAAGAGCTGAACGACGCTCTCGTCTCGAAAGCGGCGGCCTTCAGCGCCACGATGGACGCGGCGGCCGACGGCGACCTGACCCGGCGGATGGACCCCGAGAGCCGGAGCGACGCGATGGTGGAGATCGCGGAGTCGTTCAATTCGATGATGAGTGATCTGCAGGCGACGATGGTGGACATCCGGGAGTTCTCCGGCGCGGTCGCCAGCGAGACGGAGACGGTCGCAAACAGCGCCCGCGAGGTGGAGTCGGCGAGCCAGCAGGTCAGCGAGTCCGTCCAGGGCATCGCCTCGACCAGCACCCGACAGACCGAGAGCCTGGAGACCGTCTCCGACGAGATGAACGACCTCTCGGCCACCGTCGAGGAGGTCGCCTCCTCGGCCGACGAGGTCGCGTCGACGGCGGAGGAAGCCGCCGATCGCGGCGACGACGGGCGGGAGAACGCCGGAGAGGCGATCGAGGCCCTAGAAGAGATCGAAGCGAAGAGCGAGCGGACCGTCGAGGAGATCGAGTCGCTCGAATCGCAGATGGCCGAGATCGGCGAGATCGTCGACCTCATCGACGACATCGCCGAACAGACCAATCTGCTGGCGCTGAACGCCTCGATCGAGGCCGCCCGCGCCGGCGAGGCGGGCGAGGGCTTCGCGGTCGTCGCCGACGAGATCAAGGACCTCGCGATGGAGGTCGGCGAGGCCACCCGGAAGATCGAAGAGCGGATCGGGGCGGTCGAGCAGTCGACCACCGGCACCGTCGAGGAGATCCAGGAGATGCGCTCGGAGGTGACAGACGGCGCGGACACGATCGAAGAGAGCGTCGACGCGCTCGAAGCCATCACCGGGTACGTCGAATCGATCAACGACAGCATCCAGGAGGTCAGCCGCGCCACAGACGAACAGGCGGCCTCCGCCCAAGAGGTCGTGGCGATGATCGACGAGGTCGTCGACGACAGCCAAGAGGTCGACGCCGAGACCGAGAACGTCTCCGCGGCGGCCGAAGAGCAGGCCGCCTCGCTCACCGAAGTGACGTCGAGCGCCGATGTCCTCGCCGAGCAGGCGTCCGACCTGGAGGCCCACCTCGCGACCTTCGACATCGGTGTCGCCGGGAGCGGGAGCGGGAACGCGGGCGATCAGGCCAATCCCGGCGTCGACGCGAGCAGCACGGGACACAGCCCGGCGGCGACCGACGGGGGCTCTTCCCGGGACGCCGACGCCGGCCAGTTCTGA